From Chryseobacterium shandongense, the proteins below share one genomic window:
- the typA gene encoding translational GTPase TypA: MQNIRNIAIIAHVDHGKTTLVDKIIHATNIFRENQESGELIMDNNDLERERGITILSKNISVTYKDTKINVIDTPGHADFGGEVERVLKMADGVILLVDAFEGPMPQTRFVLQKALELGLRPLVVINKVDKPNCRPDEVHDQVFDLFFNLDATEEQLDFPTFYGSSKQGWFNTSLEQTEDIFPLLDGILQYVPEPKVTEGNLQMQITSLDYSSFLGRIAIGKVTRGELKESQWIGLAQADGKIAKGKVKELYVFEGLGKKKVTEVQAGDICAVVGFDAFQIGDSFVDLENPEPLERTAIDEPTLNMTFSINNSPFFGKDGKYVTSNHLKERLTKELEKNLALRVQQTDDANTFLVFGRGILHLSVLIETMRREGYEMTIGQPQVILRDIDGVNCEPYESLVVDVPEEYASRVIDLATQRKGDLHIMETKGEMQHMEFEIPSRGLIGLRSQMLTATAGEAIMAHRFTEYKPFKGAIPGRNNGVLISKTQGPATEYSINKLQDRGKFFVDPGEEIYAGMIIGEQNKPGDLVVNIVEAKQLNNMRAAGKDKDTGVAPKILFSLEECMEYIQADEAIEVTPNFIRMRKKLLSEEDRKKVERAAKA; encoded by the coding sequence ATGCAAAACATTAGAAATATTGCGATCATCGCACACGTTGACCACGGGAAGACCACTTTGGTTGACAAGATTATCCACGCTACCAATATTTTCAGGGAAAATCAGGAGAGTGGGGAGTTAATTATGGATAACAACGACCTTGAAAGAGAAAGAGGGATCACGATCTTATCCAAGAATATTTCTGTTACTTATAAAGACACGAAAATTAACGTAATCGATACACCGGGTCACGCCGATTTCGGAGGAGAAGTAGAAAGAGTACTGAAAATGGCAGATGGGGTAATCCTTTTGGTGGATGCCTTCGAAGGGCCGATGCCGCAAACCAGATTCGTACTTCAGAAAGCACTGGAATTAGGATTAAGACCATTGGTGGTAATCAATAAAGTAGATAAACCAAACTGTCGTCCGGATGAGGTTCACGATCAGGTATTTGATCTGTTCTTCAATCTTGATGCAACAGAAGAGCAATTGGATTTCCCAACATTCTACGGATCTTCAAAACAAGGATGGTTCAATACTTCTTTGGAACAGACTGAAGACATTTTCCCTTTGTTGGATGGTATCCTGCAATATGTTCCTGAACCTAAAGTAACCGAAGGAAACCTTCAGATGCAGATCACATCCCTGGATTATTCTTCTTTCTTAGGAAGAATAGCCATCGGAAAAGTAACAAGAGGAGAACTTAAAGAATCCCAGTGGATCGGTCTTGCTCAGGCAGACGGTAAAATTGCTAAAGGAAAAGTTAAAGAATTATACGTTTTCGAAGGATTAGGAAAGAAAAAAGTAACCGAGGTTCAGGCAGGGGATATCTGTGCTGTTGTTGGTTTCGATGCATTCCAGATCGGAGACTCTTTCGTAGACCTTGAAAACCCTGAGCCATTGGAAAGAACGGCTATTGATGAGCCTACGCTGAACATGACTTTCTCTATCAACAATTCACCTTTCTTCGGAAAAGACGGTAAATATGTAACGTCTAACCACCTGAAAGAAAGATTAACCAAAGAATTGGAGAAAAACCTGGCTCTAAGAGTACAGCAGACGGATGATGCCAATACATTCCTGGTATTTGGTAGAGGGATTCTTCACTTATCCGTTCTAATCGAAACCATGAGAAGAGAAGGCTATGAAATGACCATCGGTCAGCCACAGGTAATCCTTAGAGATATCGACGGAGTAAACTGCGAGCCTTATGAATCTTTGGTAGTAGACGTTCCTGAAGAATATGCTTCAAGAGTAATTGATTTGGCTACCCAGAGAAAAGGAGACCTTCACATCATGGAAACCAAGGGGGAAATGCAGCACATGGAATTTGAAATTCCTTCAAGAGGTCTGATCGGATTGCGTTCCCAGATGTTAACGGCTACAGCCGGAGAAGCAATTATGGCGCACCGTTTCACGGAATACAAGCCTTTCAAAGGAGCTATTCCGGGAAGAAACAATGGGGTCCTCATCAGTAAAACACAAGGTCCGGCTACAGAATATTCCATCAACAAGCTACAGGACAGAGGCAAGTTCTTCGTAGATCCGGGAGAGGAAATCTATGCGGGAATGATCATCGGAGAACAAAACAAACCGGGAGATCTTGTGGTAAACATCGTTGAAGCAAAACAGCTGAACAACATGAGAGCAGCAGGAAAAGACAAAGATACCGGCGTTGCTCCTAAAATCCTATTCTCACTGGAAGAATGCATGGAATACATCCAGGCTGATGAAGCCATCGAGGTAACCCCGAATTTCATCCGTATGAGAAAGAAACTCCTTTCCGAAGAAGATAGAAAAAAAGTGGAAAGAGCTGCAAAAGCATAA
- a CDS encoding KAP family P-loop NTPase fold protein, which produces MNITEFLEKNKKVVTIFIFLIILSLFFMNKLTGLISEIGELLQYNISFKIGFGLLFLVIIILYVSLINKRYIHKKSTNFLIYYIFLIYLFLRLHPFDKYAISFVNIFNSIKYADVLFVIAGLHSLNLFSTLKKITDNDEHTFFIDDAPYIDEAIDNERILEQLIETISNFKPKPAFSIGINAVWGYGKSSFLHRLKSQYIAKHPKSIVFWYRIWKNKGSNAIIENFFDELKNNLKPYSGEISNDIDKYVDSILSLSNTDLKKLNDFGKSFFTENETLESFYSDINDIIKTIDRQIIILLDDLDRLEKEEIMNTLKLIRTLSDFDNVIFIAGYDRQYITDTIDIKKANYLDKIFNVEINLLPFNPELISNELLRIIDINFPKSNSNEDETELYTVFKNLFEYNQNMSLDTIPSNNDLKNVISSDHKLSYENFLLTYRDVKRFVNEFKFNITFLGERTNVVIEEYILLKLTTYKYRNLQKTLFNVLEKFLDKGEINNSNGNITVDAYFSDEFYVYTNKNRDHLKKSMLIYYSEEDFNIVDAVLCRLFGKKNGEYFQKNQNSIAKIFYTDIYIKNNIAGYLISISQMHTAYFENQLFDLALTINRENKNLFSVINEIKQFIYNNKPQSKEQFFDSIKTLNHIIKNSNIYDDKRSLEISVEAFNRFYNKLKRSFNKDILDVISSRPIGYIDILIGELNMNLIRNIYSNDNKFLYSTEAYGIFEIEFLYIEKLKYLITIQSNPLIILQHYLRYPKYLVSDRRIIYSEETNNLIKSDIQNRFSKYFKNELFKSLRKNGIDKNAGEFVGYEPYFALAQIFSDPNTILELVKFPSDKSLYDKFYQKGWDNLLHFLKQIIEEEEEEEDEEENDKELIDIESELANSIKFIEKYKDKNYKALTENEYDQIWNNLPFDTKV; this is translated from the coding sequence ATGAACATAACCGAATTTTTAGAAAAGAATAAAAAAGTAGTAACAATCTTTATATTTCTTATCATCCTTTCTCTCTTTTTTATGAATAAACTAACTGGTTTGATTTCAGAAATTGGAGAATTATTACAGTATAACATTTCATTTAAAATTGGTTTTGGGTTATTATTTTTAGTAATAATTATACTCTATGTCAGCCTAATAAATAAAAGGTATATTCATAAAAAAAGTACAAATTTTCTTATTTACTATATATTTCTAATTTACTTATTTTTAAGACTTCACCCTTTTGACAAATATGCTATTAGCTTTGTAAACATCTTTAATTCAATAAAATATGCAGATGTTCTATTTGTAATTGCCGGATTACACTCATTAAATTTATTTTCTACCCTAAAAAAAATAACTGATAATGATGAACATACCTTCTTTATTGATGATGCCCCATATATTGATGAAGCAATTGATAATGAAAGAATTCTTGAACAGTTAATTGAAACCATTTCTAATTTTAAGCCTAAACCTGCATTTAGTATAGGTATAAATGCTGTTTGGGGATATGGCAAAAGCAGTTTTTTACATCGGTTGAAATCACAATATATTGCAAAACATCCCAAAAGTATAGTTTTTTGGTACAGGATATGGAAAAACAAAGGATCTAATGCAATTATTGAAAATTTTTTTGATGAGTTAAAAAATAATCTTAAACCTTATTCTGGGGAAATTTCAAATGATATTGATAAGTATGTGGATTCTATATTAAGTCTATCAAATACAGATTTAAAAAAATTAAACGACTTTGGAAAAAGTTTTTTCACTGAAAATGAGACTCTCGAAAGCTTTTATTCTGATATTAATGATATCATAAAAACAATTGACAGGCAAATAATAATATTATTAGATGATTTGGACCGCTTAGAGAAAGAAGAAATAATGAATACTCTGAAGCTTATTAGAACTCTATCAGATTTTGATAATGTAATTTTCATTGCAGGTTATGATCGTCAGTATATTACGGATACAATCGATATTAAAAAAGCTAATTATTTAGATAAAATTTTTAATGTAGAAATTAATCTATTACCTTTTAATCCGGAGTTGATTTCTAACGAGCTACTTAGAATAATTGACATTAATTTTCCAAAAAGTAATTCCAACGAAGACGAAACAGAACTTTATACAGTTTTTAAAAATCTATTTGAGTATAATCAAAACATGAGCCTAGACACTATACCATCAAATAATGATCTGAAAAATGTTATTTCATCTGATCATAAATTATCATATGAAAATTTCTTATTAACATATCGCGATGTGAAAAGATTTGTTAATGAATTTAAATTTAATATTACCTTTTTAGGTGAGAGAACAAATGTTGTAATTGAGGAATATATACTTTTAAAACTTACTACATACAAATACAGGAATTTACAAAAGACTTTATTTAACGTCCTTGAAAAATTTTTAGACAAAGGAGAAATTAACAATTCTAATGGTAACATTACAGTGGACGCATATTTTTCAGATGAGTTTTATGTTTATACTAATAAGAATAGAGATCACTTAAAAAAATCTATGTTAATATATTACTCTGAAGAAGACTTTAATATTGTTGATGCTGTTTTGTGTAGATTGTTTGGAAAAAAAAATGGTGAATATTTTCAAAAAAATCAAAATTCAATTGCAAAAATATTCTACACCGATATTTATATAAAAAATAATATAGCCGGATATTTAATAAGTATATCACAAATGCATACAGCATATTTTGAAAATCAACTTTTTGATTTAGCTTTAACAATAAATAGAGAAAATAAAAATTTATTTTCTGTCATAAATGAGATTAAGCAATTTATCTATAATAATAAACCTCAATCTAAAGAACAGTTCTTTGATTCAATCAAAACACTAAACCATATAATTAAAAATAGTAATATTTACGATGATAAAAGATCACTGGAAATTTCTGTTGAAGCCTTTAATAGATTTTATAATAAACTAAAAAGATCCTTTAATAAAGATATTTTAGATGTGATAAGTAGTCGTCCTATTGGTTATATCGACATTCTAATTGGTGAATTAAATATGAATTTAATACGAAATATTTATAGTAATGATAATAAATTTCTTTACTCAACCGAAGCCTATGGAATTTTTGAGATTGAATTTTTATACATTGAAAAATTAAAATATTTAATAACCATACAATCAAATCCTTTAATTATTTTACAACATTATTTGAGGTATCCAAAATATTTAGTTTCAGATAGAAGAATTATATATTCTGAAGAAACTAATAATTTAATTAAGAGTGACATTCAAAATCGTTTTTCAAAATATTTTAAAAACGAACTATTTAAATCACTGAGGAAAAATGGCATAGATAAAAATGCAGGAGAATTTGTAGGATATGAACCTTATTTTGCATTAGCTCAAATTTTTTCTGATCCCAATACTATATTGGAATTAGTAAAATTTCCAAGTGACAAGAGTCTATATGATAAGTTTTATCAAAAAGGTTGGGACAATTTACTCCATTTTTTAAAACAGATTATTGAGGAAGAAGAGGAGGAGGAAGATGAGGAAGAGAATGATAAAGAGCTAATTGATATAGAGTCTGAACTAGCAAATTCTATTAAATTTATTGAAAAATATAAAGATAAAAATTATAAAGCTTTAACTGAAAACGAATACGATCAAATATGGAATAATTTACCTTTTGACACAAAGGTTTAG
- a CDS encoding glycoside hydrolase family 10 protein codes for MRINYLKLIILSGVFTSFMACSTQSNAVNASLPSKNTAKNKTLPPAGPKPEAVIPPNETFRTMLPEIKREFRGAWIASVANINWPSRNNLSVDQQKAEAINMLNMLKDNNFNAVIFQVRPSADALYTSTLEPWSYFLTGQTGVAPYPNYDPLQFWIEEAHKRGLELHVWLNPYRAHHSNGGAPNSLSMVNKLSDIVIRLKNGMYWLDPANPKTQGHVSNVVKDIVKRYDIDAVHFDDYFYPYATYNRGADFPDNASWNEYIRNGGTLSRADWRRDNVNKFVERIYKEIHAEKSYVRFGISPFGIWKPGYPQGIIGSSQYDELYADAKLWLNKGWVDYFSPQLYWPIESKGQPFEPLLQWWKSENTLNRHLWPGLNTVEIRSSDRPSEIKNQIEISRQVLGNNAGEIHWSIAGLTKNAGMLPALKNGPYKDKALVPKTPWLKAVSLQTPSLFINDNGSFVQASWSIKNIKEVFQWVLFTQYNGIWETEILTLDQLSKEIPKSKDGKTLNAAAIKAIDRLGNESDYTAKQIK; via the coding sequence ATGAGAATAAATTACTTAAAACTAATCATATTATCAGGAGTTTTTACATCATTCATGGCTTGCTCCACACAAAGCAACGCAGTAAATGCTTCCTTACCTTCAAAAAACACGGCTAAAAATAAAACCTTACCACCAGCCGGTCCCAAACCCGAAGCAGTCATTCCACCGAATGAAACCTTCCGCACCATGCTTCCTGAAATTAAAAGAGAATTCCGCGGAGCATGGATTGCCAGTGTGGCTAATATCAACTGGCCATCGAGAAATAATCTATCTGTCGATCAGCAGAAAGCGGAAGCAATCAATATGCTAAATATGCTAAAAGACAATAATTTCAATGCAGTTATCTTTCAGGTTAGGCCTTCTGCAGATGCGTTGTACACCAGTACTCTTGAACCATGGTCCTATTTTCTTACGGGACAGACCGGTGTTGCACCATATCCCAACTACGATCCTTTACAGTTCTGGATTGAAGAAGCCCATAAAAGAGGATTGGAGCTTCATGTATGGTTGAATCCTTATCGCGCCCATCATTCCAATGGAGGAGCGCCAAATAGCCTATCAATGGTAAACAAACTTTCTGATATTGTGATCCGGCTGAAAAACGGAATGTATTGGTTAGATCCGGCTAATCCGAAAACCCAGGGCCACGTTTCCAATGTGGTGAAAGATATTGTAAAGCGCTACGATATAGATGCCGTTCATTTTGACGACTATTTTTATCCGTATGCTACTTACAACCGGGGTGCCGATTTCCCAGACAATGCATCCTGGAATGAATATATTAGAAATGGAGGAACATTATCCAGGGCTGACTGGAGAAGAGATAATGTAAATAAGTTTGTGGAAAGAATCTATAAGGAAATCCATGCTGAAAAAAGCTATGTCCGGTTTGGAATCAGTCCGTTCGGAATCTGGAAACCAGGTTATCCGCAGGGAATTATCGGGTCCTCTCAATATGACGAATTATATGCTGACGCTAAATTATGGCTAAATAAAGGTTGGGTAGATTATTTTTCACCGCAGTTGTACTGGCCGATAGAATCAAAAGGGCAGCCTTTTGAACCACTCTTGCAATGGTGGAAATCCGAAAATACCTTAAACCGTCATCTTTGGCCGGGATTGAATACCGTGGAAATAAGATCTTCGGATCGACCTTCGGAAATTAAAAATCAGATTGAAATCTCAAGACAGGTATTAGGAAATAATGCCGGAGAAATACACTGGAGTATTGCCGGATTAACAAAAAATGCGGGCATGCTTCCGGCATTAAAAAACGGGCCTTACAAAGATAAAGCCCTGGTTCCGAAAACACCGTGGCTGAAAGCAGTGTCATTACAAACGCCAAGTCTTTTCATCAATGATAATGGAAGCTTTGTACAGGCAAGCTGGAGTATAAAAAATATAAAGGAAGTTTTCCAATGGGTACTTTTTACGCAGTATAACGGTATTTGGGAAACCGAAATCCTGACGCTGGATCAGCTTTCCAAAGAAATTCCGAAGTCTAAAGACGGAAAAACATTAAATGCAGCCGCTATAAAAGCTATTGACCGGTTAGGAAACGAAAGTGATTACACCGCGAAACAGATTAAATAA
- a CDS encoding DUF1294 domain-containing protein, which yields MFYGIAVISIVTFIIFGIDKRKAVKHQRRIPESTLLSLTFLGGTIGALLGMLIFRHKISKRSFLLKFGLIVLIQAVFMYYLSDFLNLIW from the coding sequence ATGTTTTATGGAATAGCCGTCATCAGCATCGTCACGTTCATTATCTTCGGAATTGATAAAAGAAAAGCCGTGAAACACCAGCGGCGAATCCCGGAGTCCACTTTATTATCCCTGACTTTCCTAGGCGGAACAATTGGAGCATTGCTGGGAATGCTCATCTTCAGGCATAAAATTTCAAAAAGATCATTCTTACTGAAGTTCGGATTAATCGTATTGATACAGGCTGTTTTTATGTATTATCTAAGCGATTTTCTGAATTTAATTTGGTAG
- a CDS encoding ATP-binding protein, which translates to MSLNTSLKGRLRNTTLPLTNALFPVFEAVVNSIHSIDELKKQNDSYQGKIIIKVIRSGQTSAFDDVKSEINGFEIIDNGIGFNKENFKSFQTLDSDFKIDLGGRGIGRLLWLKAFESAIIKSVFEEKDELYERAFHFNIQNDISDEKSNKSVSNNRETSILLKDIHKKYLVYLPKTIETIARNILEHCLWYFIRTGGAPDIIVIDGNESVSLQKEFDYLMIDASKKDEFYLHNEKFEITHLKLKSTQQNKHAIKYGAADRVVKEENLIGRVPGLYGFLKEDNENFAYICFVTSEFLTENVGQERLNFTIPENIDGIFSETEISFSEIRENTLSKIREFLEPFLAASKMEGLAKVDYFVDHKAPRYKSIISRIPENEMFVDPNISDRDLDLKLHSHLMTIESELIAEGHNLLIPQSIENKEDYSKRIEEYLSKASDVKKYDLANYVTHRKVILDLLATAIAKNEAGGYSKEEVLHKLIMPMQTTSDLTVFEDSNLWLIDERLAFHNFLSSDKTLKSASITNSISTKEPDFLALNVYDNPLLVNDSDTLPLASITVIEIKRPMRNDAKAGEEKDPVEQALGYLKRIRDGKVLTKTGRPIPNSENIPGFCYVICDLTASVIERCGMLDLQITSDKMGYFGFHKTYKCYIEVISYDRLLNMAKERNRAFFDKLGLPAN; encoded by the coding sequence ATGAGCTTAAATACCAGTTTAAAAGGAAGGCTTAGAAATACAACTTTGCCACTTACAAATGCGTTGTTTCCTGTTTTTGAGGCTGTTGTGAATTCCATCCATTCTATTGATGAATTAAAAAAGCAGAATGATAGTTATCAAGGTAAAATTATCATAAAAGTTATTAGGTCTGGACAAACATCTGCTTTTGATGATGTAAAATCTGAAATTAATGGTTTTGAAATAATTGATAATGGAATTGGTTTTAACAAAGAAAATTTCAAGTCCTTCCAAACACTAGATTCTGATTTTAAGATAGATTTAGGGGGCAGAGGTATAGGTAGATTATTATGGTTGAAGGCTTTTGAAAGTGCAATAATAAAAAGTGTTTTTGAGGAGAAAGATGAATTGTATGAGCGAGCATTTCATTTTAATATTCAAAATGATATTTCAGATGAAAAGAGCAATAAATCAGTTTCCAATAACCGGGAAACATCTATTTTGCTAAAAGATATACATAAAAAGTATTTGGTTTATTTACCAAAAACTATTGAGACAATTGCTAGAAATATACTGGAGCATTGTCTATGGTATTTTATTAGAACAGGTGGAGCACCAGATATTATTGTAATTGATGGTAATGAGTCGGTTTCTTTACAAAAAGAATTTGACTATTTAATGATTGATGCTTCTAAAAAAGATGAGTTTTATCTTCATAACGAGAAGTTTGAAATCACCCATTTAAAGTTAAAATCTACACAACAGAATAAGCACGCAATAAAATACGGCGCAGCAGACAGAGTAGTAAAAGAAGAGAATCTAATCGGAAGGGTTCCTGGTCTATATGGATTTCTCAAGGAAGATAATGAGAATTTTGCTTATATATGTTTTGTAACTTCTGAATTTCTTACTGAAAATGTTGGTCAGGAAAGATTAAACTTCACAATCCCCGAAAATATTGATGGAATATTTTCAGAAACGGAAATTTCGTTTTCAGAAATAAGAGAAAACACCTTGAGTAAAATCAGAGAGTTTTTAGAACCATTTTTAGCCGCAAGTAAAATGGAGGGATTAGCAAAGGTAGATTATTTTGTTGATCATAAAGCTCCCCGTTATAAGTCAATTATCAGCAGAATTCCAGAAAACGAAATGTTTGTTGATCCCAATATTTCAGATCGTGATTTAGATTTAAAATTACATTCTCATTTAATGACAATTGAATCTGAATTAATAGCAGAAGGACATAATTTACTTATTCCTCAATCAATTGAAAATAAAGAGGACTATAGCAAACGAATTGAAGAATATTTATCAAAAGCTAGTGACGTAAAAAAATATGATTTAGCAAATTATGTTACTCATAGAAAAGTAATTCTAGATTTATTAGCAACAGCAATTGCCAAGAATGAAGCAGGAGGTTATTCTAAAGAAGAAGTATTGCATAAATTAATTATGCCAATGCAAACTACAAGTGATTTAACAGTATTTGAAGACAGTAATTTATGGTTGATAGATGAAAGATTAGCATTCCACAATTTTCTTAGTTCTGATAAGACTCTCAAGTCGGCTTCAATAACTAATTCTATCTCTACAAAGGAGCCTGATTTTTTAGCTTTAAATGTCTATGATAATCCTCTTTTGGTCAATGATTCTGATACTCTTCCTTTAGCCTCAATAACAGTCATTGAAATAAAAAGACCTATGAGAAATGATGCAAAAGCAGGTGAAGAAAAAGATCCTGTTGAACAAGCTTTAGGATATTTAAAAAGAATTAGAGACGGTAAAGTTTTAACAAAAACAGGAAGGCCGATTCCAAATTCTGAAAACATACCGGGATTTTGTTATGTAATATGTGACTTGACCGCTTCTGTAATAGAACGATGTGGTATGTTAGACTTACAGATTACATCCGATAAAATGGGTTATTTTGGTTTTCATAAAACTTATAAATGTTATATCGAAGTTATCTCTTATGATAGGCTTCTTAATATGGCGAAGGAGCGGAATAGAGCATTTTTTGATAAGCTAGGTTTACCAGCTAATTAA